The Pseudomonas parafulva genome includes a window with the following:
- a CDS encoding isovaleryl-CoA dehydrogenase, translating into MHYPSLNFALGETIDMLRDQVRTFAAAELAPRAAQIDHDNLFPADMWRKFGDMGLLGITVPEEYGGAGLGYLAHVVAMEEISRASASVALSYGAHSNLCVNQINRNGTPAQKAKYLPKLVSGEHVGALAMSEPNAGSDVVSMKLRADKRGDHYVLNGSKTWITNGPDANTYVIYAKTDLEKGPHGITAFIVERDWAGFSRSNKFDKLGMRGSNTCELFFDDVHVPEQNILGQLNGGVRVLMSGLDYERVVLAGGPTGIMQSCMDLVVPYIHDRKQFGQSIGEFQLIQGKVADMYTQLNASRAYLYAVAQACDRGETTRKDAAGVILYTAERATQMALEAIQILGGNGYINEFPAGRLLRDAKLYEIGAGTSEIRRMLIGRELFNETR; encoded by the coding sequence ATGCATTACCCCAGCCTGAACTTCGCCCTGGGCGAGACCATCGACATGCTTCGCGACCAGGTGCGCACCTTCGCCGCCGCCGAGCTCGCCCCTCGCGCCGCGCAGATCGACCACGACAACCTGTTCCCTGCCGATATGTGGCGCAAGTTCGGCGACATGGGCCTGCTCGGCATCACCGTGCCGGAAGAATACGGTGGCGCAGGCCTGGGCTATCTGGCGCACGTGGTGGCGATGGAAGAAATCAGCCGCGCCTCGGCCTCGGTCGCGCTGTCCTACGGCGCCCACTCCAATTTGTGCGTCAACCAGATCAACCGTAACGGCACGCCCGCGCAAAAGGCCAAGTACCTGCCCAAGCTGGTCAGCGGCGAGCACGTCGGCGCCCTGGCGATGAGCGAACCCAATGCAGGGTCGGACGTGGTGTCGATGAAACTGCGCGCCGACAAACGCGGCGACCACTACGTGCTCAACGGCAGCAAGACGTGGATCACCAACGGGCCCGACGCCAACACCTACGTCATCTACGCCAAGACCGATCTGGAAAAGGGCCCCCATGGCATCACTGCGTTCATCGTCGAGCGCGATTGGGCAGGCTTTAGCCGCAGCAACAAGTTCGACAAGCTGGGCATGCGTGGCTCGAACACCTGCGAGCTGTTCTTCGATGACGTGCACGTGCCAGAGCAGAACATCCTCGGCCAACTCAATGGCGGCGTACGGGTGTTGATGAGCGGCCTGGACTACGAGCGCGTGGTGCTCGCCGGCGGCCCGACCGGCATCATGCAGAGCTGCATGGACCTGGTGGTGCCGTACATCCATGACCGCAAGCAATTCGGGCAGAGCATCGGCGAGTTCCAGTTGATCCAAGGCAAGGTCGCCGACATGTACACCCAGCTCAACGCCAGCCGCGCTTACCTGTATGCCGTGGCCCAGGCCTGCGATCGCGGCGAAACCACCCGCAAGGACGCAGCCGGGGTGATCCTCTACACCGCCGAGCGCGCCACGCAGATGGCCCTGGAGGCGATCCAGATTCTTGGCGGCAACGGGTATATCAACGAATTTCCCGCAGGTCGCTTGCTGCGCGATGCCAAGCTGTACGAAATCGGCGCCGGCACC